In Lampris incognitus isolate fLamInc1 chromosome 20, fLamInc1.hap2, whole genome shotgun sequence, one genomic interval encodes:
- the LOC130130632 gene encoding ubiquitin thioesterase OTUB1-like isoform X2 — MAEEQQESSQGEMEGVNCLAYDEAIIAQQDRIQQEIATSNPLVSERQDLSVLQKEYAEDDTIYQLKIEDLHKKYSYIRKTRPDGNCFYRAFGFSHLESLLDDSKELKRFKAVAAKSKLDLVNEGFTEFTIEDFHNTFMDLIELCEKQPGLQELLSSFNDQNVSDYVVVYLRLLTSGYLQREHSFFQHFIEGGRSVKEFCQQEVEPMSKESDHIHIIALAQALNVSILVEYMDRGEGGAINHHVFPEGSEPRIFLLYRPGHYDILYK, encoded by the exons ATGGCGGAGGAGCAACAAGAATCGTCGcagggagagatggagg GAGTGAACTGCCTTGCATATGATGAGGCCATTATTGCTCAACAGGACAGAATTCAACAAGAG ATTGCTACCAGCAACCCTTTAGTTTCGGAAAGACAGGACCTATCAGTGCTGCAGAAAGAGTATGCGGAGGATGACACCATTTATCAGCTCAAGATTGAG GACCTACATAAAAAATACTCCTACATTCGTAAGACACGGCCAGATGGGAACTGTTTCTACAGAGCCTTTGGCTTCTCACATCTTGAGTCTCTCCTGGATGACAGCAAAGAACTTAAAAG GTTCAAAGCTGTAGCAGCTAAAAGCAAACTGGACCTGGTCAACGAGGGTTTCACTGAGTTTACCATTGAGGACTTCCACAATACC TTCATGGACCTCATCGAACTGTGTGAGAAGCAGCCGGGCCTCCAGGAGCTGCTGAGCTCCTTCAATGACCAGAACGTGTCAGACTACGTGGTTGTGTACTTGCGGCTGCTCACCTCAGGCTACCTACAGCGAGAGCACAGCTTTTTCCAGCACTTCATAGAAGGAGGACGCTCGGTCAAGGAGTTCTGCCAGCAG GAGGTGGAGCCCATGTCAAAAGAGAGTGACCACATCCACATCATCGCTTTAGCCCAGGCTTTGAACGTGTCCATCCTGGTGGAGTACATGGACAGAGGCGAGGGGGGAGCCATCAATCACCATGTCTTCCCCGAGGGCAGCGAGCCACGCATCTTCCTCCTCTACAGACCCGGCCACTACGACATCTTGTACAAATAA
- the LOC130130632 gene encoding ubiquitin thioesterase OTUB1-like isoform X1 — protein sequence MAEEQQESSQGEMEAGVNCLAYDEAIIAQQDRIQQEIATSNPLVSERQDLSVLQKEYAEDDTIYQLKIEDLHKKYSYIRKTRPDGNCFYRAFGFSHLESLLDDSKELKRFKAVAAKSKLDLVNEGFTEFTIEDFHNTFMDLIELCEKQPGLQELLSSFNDQNVSDYVVVYLRLLTSGYLQREHSFFQHFIEGGRSVKEFCQQEVEPMSKESDHIHIIALAQALNVSILVEYMDRGEGGAINHHVFPEGSEPRIFLLYRPGHYDILYK from the exons ATGGCGGAGGAGCAACAAGAATCGTCGcagggagagatggagg CAGGAGTGAACTGCCTTGCATATGATGAGGCCATTATTGCTCAACAGGACAGAATTCAACAAGAG ATTGCTACCAGCAACCCTTTAGTTTCGGAAAGACAGGACCTATCAGTGCTGCAGAAAGAGTATGCGGAGGATGACACCATTTATCAGCTCAAGATTGAG GACCTACATAAAAAATACTCCTACATTCGTAAGACACGGCCAGATGGGAACTGTTTCTACAGAGCCTTTGGCTTCTCACATCTTGAGTCTCTCCTGGATGACAGCAAAGAACTTAAAAG GTTCAAAGCTGTAGCAGCTAAAAGCAAACTGGACCTGGTCAACGAGGGTTTCACTGAGTTTACCATTGAGGACTTCCACAATACC TTCATGGACCTCATCGAACTGTGTGAGAAGCAGCCGGGCCTCCAGGAGCTGCTGAGCTCCTTCAATGACCAGAACGTGTCAGACTACGTGGTTGTGTACTTGCGGCTGCTCACCTCAGGCTACCTACAGCGAGAGCACAGCTTTTTCCAGCACTTCATAGAAGGAGGACGCTCGGTCAAGGAGTTCTGCCAGCAG GAGGTGGAGCCCATGTCAAAAGAGAGTGACCACATCCACATCATCGCTTTAGCCCAGGCTTTGAACGTGTCCATCCTGGTGGAGTACATGGACAGAGGCGAGGGGGGAGCCATCAATCACCATGTCTTCCCCGAGGGCAGCGAGCCACGCATCTTCCTCCTCTACAGACCCGGCCACTACGACATCTTGTACAAATAA
- the nectin4a gene encoding nectin-4 — MTMAVVQVWMFEDVSGSRSLSQSVTVVEGEFVAPSPSHSMRSLAEKQTVLPCQYRLSGEDELMVQVTWYKEKPDGTKEQIIAVHRTEGQTAFGPWSGRVRFKSSDPMVDSSLAIMSTEVSDEGSYVCHISVFPTGNFDRQLSLTVWTTPISSLEPVILVEGQSYGLAASCRSVARPLPRLSWDTDLNGQSTNRTSEGGSVSSHYSLHPLRSMNGKKLDCLVWHPALEQPRRLHNNLVVHYPPHAEVSGYNKNWYVGLETAALRCVSGGNPKPQSFTWTRKGSALPEGVSPQPNGTLVFGRPLRLSDAGVYQCEAANEVGLVKSEVDVTRVLLDNLLVIVVVAAAVGLLIMMVIIIIAVTCHHKRKNKKLEKELTEKKEEISTLSRQASFRRVNSVCTDVRQTEENIPLRVEGTLRTSQSSLGEQARSRDSRSTLSGGRGGGGGGAGGLDYLGRPLLHNSSRRGRERTIDRDEESRLRVESYVRNSTMSLQENRLHPPLLPTPFPLIPSTELLRSLNGSSIIPTEGGALVVNAGRNQQHSPMNCGYPAVTDEEDEEDEGLGGLTTPASQGRHDDQDSETNSSQVSDAQGSHYQQTNGTLRPKPHPNPMSTSPHASLIHKAQIV; from the exons TTACGGTTGTGGAAGGAGAGTTTGTGGCGCCCTCGCCCTCCCATTCGATGCGCTCCTTAGCGGAGAAGCAGACCGTTCTACCCTGCCAGTACCGGTTGAGTGGCGAGGACGAACTGATGGTGCAGGTCACCTGGTACAAGGAGAAGCCTGATGGCACCAAGGAGCAAATCATCGCTGTACATCGTACCGAGGGACAGACAG CGTTTGGACCGTGGTCAGGCCGCGTGCGGTTCAAGAGCAGCGACCCCATGGTGGACTCCTCTCTGGCCATCATGAGCACGGAGGTGTCTGATGAAGGGAGCTACGTCTGCCACATCAGCGTCTTCCCAACAGGGAACTTTGACAGACAGCTGTCACTCACTGTCTGGA CTACCCCCATCTCCTCCCTGGAGCCCGTGATTCTTGTGGAGGGACAGTCGTACGGACTGGCGGCCTCCTGCCGCTCGGTGGCCCGCCCTTTGCCCCGCCTATCCTGGGACACGGACCTGAACGGCCAGTCCACCAACCGAACCTCCGAGGGCGGGTCCGTGTCCTCCCACTACTCCCTCCACCCTCTGAGGAGCATGAATGGGAAGAAGCTGGACTGTCTGGTGTGGCACCCGGCCCTTGAGCAACCCCGCAGGCTACACAACAACTTGGTGGTGCACT ACCCGCCGCACGCAGAGGTTTCTGGCTACAACAAGAACTGGTATGTGGGTCTGGAGACAGCTGCCCTGAGGTGTGTGAGTGGAGGAAACCCCAAACCACAGAGTTTCACCTGGACCAG AAAGGGAAGCGCCTTGCCGGAAGGTGTGAGCCCTCAACCTAATGGGACACTGGTGTTTGGGCGACCCCTAAGATTGTCCGATGCTGGCGTCTACCAGTGTGAAGCTGCAAATGAAGTCGGGCTGGTAAAATCTGAAGTAGATGTTACT AGGGTGTTGCTGGACAACCTGCTGGTGATCGTCGTGGTGGCCGCGGCTGTGGGCCTGCTTATCATgatggtcatcatcatcattgctgTCACGTGCCACCACAAACGCAAGAACAAGAAACTGGAGAAGGAGCTCACCGAGAAGAA GGAAGAAATAAGCACTCTCTCAAGACAAGCTTCTTTCAGAAGAGTGAACTCAGTTTGCACAGACGTTAGACAG ACTGAGGAAAACATCCCGCTGAGAGTAGAGGGAACCCTCCGGACCAGCCAGTCGTCCTTAGGG GAGCAGGCTCGCAGCCGAGACAGCCGCTCTACTCTGTCGGGTGGAcgggggggaggtggagggggagcAGGGGGGCTTGACTACCTGGGCCGACCTTTGCTGCACAACAGCTCgcgcagggggagagagaggacgaTAGACAGAGATGAGGAAAGTCGTCTGCGAGTGGAATCATACGTGAGAAATAGCACCATGTCTCTG CAGGAAAATCGACTTCACCCTCCTCTCCTACCAACTCCCTTCCCGCTGATACCGTCCACCGAGCTTCTGAGGTCCTTAAACGGCAGCTCGATTATCCCGACAGAGGGTGGCGCGCTGGTGGTGAACGCCGGGCGGAATCAGCAGCACTCGCCGATGAACTGCGGCTACCCAGCAGTCACGGATGAGGAGGACGAAGAGGATGAAGGCCTCGGCGGTCTGACGACCCCCGCGAGCCAGGGGCGACACGACGACCAGGACAGCGAGACCAACAGCTCTCAAGTGTCTGACGCCCAAGGCTCCCACTATCAGCAGACGAACGGCACGCTGAGGCCCAAACCCCATCCTAACCCCATGTCTACTAGTCCCCACGCCTCCCTCATCCACAAGGCCCAGATAGTTTGA